The bacterium genome contains a region encoding:
- a CDS encoding HD domain-containing protein, which yields MTTEANELNSAVASIILSASSSADIKLRISEQRKTVIAGQPPEDFGMALSYKLTEFYNAVIRAVFERFSPDIAGKPLPFCIMAVGGFGRNELNIFSDIDINFIYSARDFDTVNLIKEKVHGIVKYLWDVGLEIGHSMRSSEECLYLSKQDIDIKTSFIESRLLCGDVACFENFKTSVWNELLGETYESYIQSRLNSVSLRHEQFGNSERVLEPHVKEGEGGLRDIHICYWAAQVWLMKNYSDFSFSGNESQSLKTIKILIDKKFLPDRYLLPFTESFEFLHKTRNMLHRISGRRNDILAYPLQAKVAATFPYSDKNEFPGVEQFMQDYYRHTRVISNVASLIGDKLRSLTLHTHSFESGRTPVENDFFIANDKLHYDGDILSGIGASPHLMMSIFSYVQKYRVQPSEPIQYAIRENIDRVDESFRASEVTAHDFMQLWHYEGQVASILKLMHDLGFLERYIPEFGYIVAHYNYNVYHAYTTDEHLIVTLSRLESLFYEDAVQSDAVFKHLQEIYQELSLFERYQLYWAVFLHDIGKSRGGDHSEIGVDLAKQIFLRLGYKDPADAVYFLILHHLTMEQLAFRRNLKDSETIAEFARLIQNRRWLRMLYLLTYADMAAARKNIWTEWKGILLQELFIKADHYLKALEKPGSAPEFDWEEIDYGSIKLSSDLQITFNDRSNFSEILVVTTDYPYRLSQICGAMSVCDIGIFEANVYTRKDGVIIDQFRVTAFGSDTPLSSVQKQKMETILRQVLTGSQEIEPQIEKLKTRWKRKKFLPSSETEIYFEDNRKFTIIDIFTADRIGLLYIITRTLSDLKLNIYSAKIGTRLDGAADCFYVLDTDGNKITSIERQEEIRDEIMRKLSS from the coding sequence ATGACCACTGAAGCCAATGAACTAAATTCAGCGGTAGCTTCCATTATCCTTTCCGCATCTTCATCTGCCGACATTAAACTACGCATATCCGAACAACGCAAAACAGTAATTGCCGGGCAGCCTCCTGAGGATTTCGGCATGGCATTGTCGTATAAGCTGACAGAATTCTACAACGCCGTTATTCGGGCTGTATTTGAACGCTTTTCACCGGACATCGCCGGAAAGCCGCTCCCTTTCTGTATTATGGCGGTAGGCGGTTTCGGGAGAAATGAACTTAATATTTTTTCCGATATCGACATCAATTTTATTTATTCGGCCCGCGATTTCGATACGGTGAATTTGATCAAAGAAAAAGTTCACGGTATCGTTAAATACCTCTGGGACGTCGGGTTGGAAATCGGACACAGTATGCGTTCCTCCGAAGAATGCCTCTATCTTTCTAAACAGGACATCGATATCAAAACGTCTTTTATCGAATCCCGCTTGCTATGCGGCGATGTTGCTTGTTTTGAAAATTTTAAAACGTCCGTGTGGAATGAATTACTTGGCGAAACGTATGAATCTTATATTCAATCGCGCCTGAACAGCGTTAGTCTGCGGCATGAACAGTTCGGAAATTCCGAACGCGTGCTTGAACCGCACGTTAAAGAGGGCGAGGGCGGTTTGCGGGACATACATATTTGCTATTGGGCAGCGCAGGTCTGGTTGATGAAAAACTATTCCGACTTCTCTTTCTCAGGCAATGAATCTCAGTCATTAAAAACAATAAAGATTCTCATTGACAAAAAATTCCTTCCGGATCGATACCTGTTGCCGTTTACAGAGTCATTTGAATTCTTACATAAGACGCGTAACATGCTTCACCGTATTTCCGGCCGCCGCAATGATATTTTAGCGTATCCACTGCAGGCCAAAGTTGCGGCAACTTTTCCATATTCGGATAAAAACGAATTTCCGGGCGTTGAACAATTCATGCAGGACTATTATCGTCACACGCGCGTAATTTCCAACGTGGCGTCGTTGATCGGCGATAAGTTGCGCAGCTTGACACTTCATACCCATTCTTTTGAGAGCGGAAGAACTCCGGTTGAAAACGATTTTTTTATTGCCAACGACAAATTACATTATGATGGCGATATTCTTTCCGGCATTGGCGCATCGCCGCATTTGATGATGAGTATATTTTCATATGTGCAGAAATACCGCGTTCAGCCGAGCGAACCGATACAATATGCGATTCGTGAAAATATCGACCGGGTGGATGAGTCATTCAGAGCATCCGAAGTGACCGCTCACGATTTTATGCAATTATGGCATTATGAGGGACAGGTTGCTTCTATTTTAAAACTCATGCATGATTTGGGATTCCTTGAAAGATATATTCCTGAGTTCGGATACATTGTTGCTCATTATAATTATAACGTCTATCACGCTTACACGACGGACGAACATTTGATCGTGACCTTGAGCCGATTGGAATCGCTGTTTTACGAAGATGCAGTGCAAAGTGACGCGGTATTCAAACATTTGCAGGAAATATATCAGGAATTATCTTTGTTCGAAAGATACCAACTTTATTGGGCTGTCTTTCTACATGACATAGGAAAATCGCGCGGGGGCGACCATTCGGAGATTGGCGTTGATCTCGCAAAACAAATTTTCTTAAGGTTGGGTTACAAAGACCCGGCGGATGCGGTCTATTTTTTGATTCTGCATCATCTCACGATGGAACAACTTGCATTCAGGAGAAATCTTAAGGATAGTGAGACGATCGCTGAATTCGCCAGACTGATTCAAAACCGGCGGTGGCTGCGGATGTTATATCTGTTAACGTATGCCGATATGGCCGCGGCGCGGAAAAACATATGGACCGAATGGAAGGGCATTTTGCTGCAGGAATTATTTATAAAAGCAGATCATTATTTGAAGGCGCTGGAGAAACCGGGATCTGCCCCTGAATTTGATTGGGAGGAAATTGATTATGGTTCGATAAAACTCTCAAGTGACCTGCAGATCACGTTTAACGACCGTAGCAATTTCAGCGAAATTCTTGTTGTGACCACGGATTACCCGTACCGATTATCACAAATATGCGGCGCCATGTCGGTATGCGATATTGGTATTTTTGAAGCGAACGTTTATACCAGGAAAGACGGCGTTATAATTGACCAGTTCCGCGTTACCGCATTCGGTTCAGACACTCCCCTTTCATCCGTTCAAAAACAAAAAATGGAAACGATTTTACGGCAAGTTCTTACCGGATCGCAGGAGATTGAGCCGCAAATTGAAAAGCTCAAAACCCGTTGGAAGAGAAAAAAATTCTTACCCTCTTCGGAAACGGAGATATATTTTGAAGATAACAGAAAGTTTACCATCATTGACATTTTTACCGCAGACCGGATCGGGCTCTTGTACATCATTACGCGCACATTATCTGACCTGAAACTCAATATCTACTCCGCCAAGATCGGTACCCGATTGGACGGCGCGGCGGATTGTTTTTATGTTTTGGATACGGATGGGAACAAGATTACATCCATTGAAAGGCAAGAGGAAATCAGAGACGAGATCATGCGGAAGTTGTCGTCCTAA
- a CDS encoding amidohydrolase, protein MIIDCHVHVNNYSDESSDKLTENLNELKLQMRRNRVDASLILTSFKDVPGRPSTKAVVDATRDHANLFVVAGISFATFTQDELNEIGVLIKEGKVVGLKLYPGYEPFMPSDKRLEPVYELAAKTGVPVMIHCGDTFSSKGKLKFSHPLNVDEVAVDHPDVNFVICHIGNPWIRDTMEVIYKNTNVYTDISGLVLGNFTDRFEKFMHKQMQEMLTWGVEPDKCLYGTDWPISSMESYLDFMNSLSIPQKDKDKMMYENTLKLFKLPLAPENGNSFKNKIPFLS, encoded by the coding sequence ATGATTATAGATTGTCATGTTCACGTTAATAATTATTCAGATGAGTCGAGCGATAAATTAACGGAAAATCTGAACGAACTGAAACTACAAATGCGCCGGAATCGAGTGGATGCCTCGCTTATCTTAACTTCTTTCAAAGACGTCCCGGGGCGTCCGTCTACGAAAGCCGTCGTCGATGCAACACGCGACCATGCGAATTTGTTTGTTGTTGCAGGCATAAGCTTTGCGACGTTTACGCAGGATGAACTTAATGAAATCGGCGTCTTGATCAAAGAAGGCAAAGTGGTCGGGCTGAAACTGTATCCGGGATATGAACCTTTTATGCCTAGCGATAAACGATTGGAGCCTGTGTATGAACTTGCTGCTAAAACCGGTGTTCCTGTCATGATCCACTGCGGAGATACCTTTTCATCCAAAGGAAAATTAAAATTCTCTCATCCGCTCAATGTAGATGAAGTGGCAGTCGATCATCCTGATGTAAATTTTGTGATTTGCCATATCGGCAATCCGTGGATTCGGGACACAATGGAAGTAATTTACAAAAACACTAATGTCTATACCGACATTTCAGGCCTTGTTTTAGGAAACTTCACGGATCGTTTCGAGAAGTTCATGCATAAACAAATGCAGGAAATGCTGACTTGGGGCGTCGAACCGGATAAATGTCTGTACGGAACGGACTGGCCCATTTCTTCCATGGAATCGTATTTGGATTTCATGAATTCGTTAAGCATCCCTCAGAAGGACAAAGATAAAATGATGTACGAAAACACATTGAAACTATTTAAACTTCCATTAGCTCCTGAGAACGGCAACAGTTTCAAAAATAAAATTCCGTTTTTGAGTTGA
- a CDS encoding isoleucine--tRNA ligase, with protein sequence MFKEIESQDELPKLEKDILEFWRQNNIFKKSIEERDPEKEFVFYEGPPTANGRPGIHHVLARSLKDFVCRYKTMQGYRVERKGGWDTHGLPVEIEVEKSLNISGKKDIEAFGTEAFNKKCFESVWTYKNLWDELTDRMGYWVDLKDPYITCDTNYIESVWWVLKQFYDKGLVYKGFKVVPYCPRCGTPLSSHEVAQGYQDVSDPSVYIKLKLKSADNTYFLVWTTTPWTLISNVALAVGNDIDYVKVKHKDQILIMAEARVKDVLKEDYEIVETFKGKTLLGLDYEPPFNYIPVDKKGFYVIAGDFVTTEDGTGIVHTAPAFGEDDYIVCKAHDLPFLRPVDAAGKFEDAVTDFKGQFVKDADPDIITNLKRRGILYRSEKVKHSYPHCWRHRTPLIYYARDAWYIRTTDFKDRMVEHNASVNWFPPEIKEGRFGNWLRNNIDWSLSRDRYWGTPLPIWIHEDSGEMICVGSREELQKGKMKNGRAVPNDLDLHKPYVDDVIIEKDGKTFTRTPEVVDVWFDSGCMPYAQWHYPFENKEIFEKQYPADFICEGVDQTRGWFYSLMAVSTFLFDKSPYKNVVVNELVLDPQGRKMSKSLGNVVNPFEMLDQHGADILRWYLLVNTPVWIPKRFDAEGLNDMKKKFFRPLLETYKFFILYANIDGFDSTEKEIPHEDRTELDRWILSRLQTTVEDVIEQLEKYDTTKAGRLIQEFVDQDLSNWYIRLSRRRFWKGERGQDKTAAYQTLFDILVTLSKLIAPFCPFLAERMYRNLSGEDKAGSVHLCLFPVKDPVKQSKALEEKMSSPRRVVQLGRALRELKELKVRQPLSKIIVVTEKENVRRDINDFEELIKSELNVKAIEFVADSGSLVSQKVKPNFKALGPKFGQHVNQVAAAIKSFGEKEIEELVRSGKHMVHVGGHEFEVTKSEVEILHEEKEGLAVQSDGAITVGLDTHLSQGLIDEGVAREFINRVQNLRKEAGFEVIERIKITFDGSDTLKKAVVGQKQYILNETLSTEILTAFAHGEFSKEVEINDEKIQISVQRIS encoded by the coding sequence ATGTTCAAAGAAATAGAATCGCAGGACGAACTCCCGAAATTAGAGAAAGACATACTCGAATTTTGGCGTCAGAATAATATTTTCAAGAAAAGCATCGAAGAACGGGATCCCGAAAAGGAATTCGTCTTTTATGAAGGCCCCCCGACGGCTAACGGCCGCCCGGGCATTCATCACGTCCTAGCGCGTTCGCTTAAAGATTTTGTCTGCCGTTACAAAACCATGCAGGGATACCGCGTGGAACGCAAAGGCGGATGGGATACCCACGGACTGCCGGTAGAAATCGAAGTTGAAAAATCGCTCAATATCAGCGGCAAAAAAGATATTGAGGCCTTTGGAACGGAAGCGTTCAACAAAAAATGTTTCGAAAGCGTCTGGACGTATAAGAATTTATGGGATGAACTCACCGACCGCATGGGATACTGGGTTGATCTGAAAGACCCTTACATCACATGCGATACAAATTATATCGAATCTGTTTGGTGGGTACTCAAGCAATTTTACGACAAAGGCCTCGTTTACAAAGGATTCAAAGTTGTCCCCTACTGCCCTCGCTGCGGCACACCGCTGTCCTCGCACGAGGTCGCGCAGGGCTATCAGGACGTCAGCGATCCGTCGGTGTATATTAAACTCAAATTAAAAAGCGCCGACAACACCTATTTCCTCGTTTGGACCACAACGCCGTGGACGCTCATTTCCAATGTCGCATTGGCCGTTGGGAATGATATCGACTATGTCAAAGTCAAACACAAAGATCAGATCTTGATCATGGCTGAAGCGCGCGTGAAAGACGTTTTGAAAGAAGATTATGAGATCGTAGAAACTTTCAAAGGCAAAACCTTATTAGGACTGGACTACGAACCGCCGTTCAATTATATCCCCGTTGATAAAAAAGGATTCTACGTGATCGCCGGCGATTTTGTCACGACGGAGGACGGAACGGGAATCGTTCATACGGCGCCCGCATTTGGCGAGGACGATTATATCGTCTGCAAAGCGCACGACCTGCCGTTCCTGCGGCCGGTGGATGCGGCGGGCAAGTTTGAAGATGCCGTCACCGATTTCAAAGGGCAATTTGTCAAAGACGCCGATCCGGATATTATAACTAATTTAAAACGGCGCGGAATTTTATACCGTTCGGAGAAGGTCAAACATAGTTATCCGCATTGCTGGCGCCATCGCACGCCGCTTATCTATTATGCGCGCGACGCTTGGTATATTCGCACTACCGATTTCAAAGACCGTATGGTTGAACATAATGCATCGGTTAACTGGTTCCCGCCGGAGATCAAAGAAGGCCGCTTTGGGAATTGGCTGCGTAATAATATTGACTGGTCATTGTCACGTGACCGTTACTGGGGCACGCCTTTGCCGATCTGGATTCATGAAGATTCCGGCGAAATGATATGCGTGGGAAGCCGCGAAGAACTGCAAAAAGGAAAAATGAAAAACGGCCGCGCTGTTCCGAATGATCTTGATCTGCACAAGCCGTACGTAGACGACGTCATTATTGAGAAAGACGGAAAAACCTTTACACGCACGCCGGAAGTGGTCGATGTGTGGTTTGATTCAGGCTGTATGCCTTATGCGCAATGGCATTACCCGTTCGAGAACAAGGAAATATTTGAGAAGCAATATCCCGCCGATTTTATCTGCGAAGGCGTTGATCAGACCCGCGGATGGTTTTATTCCCTGATGGCGGTTTCAACGTTTTTATTTGATAAGTCACCCTACAAAAATGTCGTGGTCAACGAACTCGTTCTCGACCCGCAGGGCCGTAAGATGAGCAAGTCGCTCGGCAATGTGGTCAATCCATTCGAGATGCTGGACCAACACGGAGCGGATATTTTGCGTTGGTATTTGCTTGTCAATACGCCCGTATGGATACCGAAACGTTTTGACGCCGAGGGACTAAACGATATGAAGAAAAAATTCTTCCGCCCGCTTCTCGAAACGTACAAATTCTTTATTTTGTATGCCAATATCGACGGGTTTGATTCTACAGAAAAAGAAATACCGCATGAAGACCGTACCGAACTCGACCGCTGGATATTGTCCCGTTTGCAGACGACCGTTGAAGACGTCATCGAGCAACTCGAGAAATACGATACAACAAAGGCCGGCAGACTAATTCAAGAATTTGTTGACCAAGATTTGTCAAATTGGTATATTAGGCTTTCACGGAGGCGATTTTGGAAAGGCGAGCGCGGACAGGACAAAACCGCCGCGTATCAAACGTTATTTGACATTTTGGTCACACTGTCAAAACTCATTGCTCCATTCTGTCCGTTTTTGGCTGAAAGAATGTACCGCAATCTGAGCGGCGAAGACAAAGCCGGAAGCGTTCATCTTTGCCTTTTTCCGGTCAAGGATCCGGTTAAACAAAGCAAGGCTTTGGAAGAAAAGATGAGTTCCCCCCGCCGCGTGGTTCAATTGGGGAGAGCTTTACGCGAACTGAAGGAACTAAAGGTCCGGCAGCCTTTGTCAAAGATCATTGTGGTAACCGAAAAAGAAAATGTTCGCCGCGACATCAACGATTTTGAAGAGCTGATAAAAAGCGAACTCAATGTCAAAGCTATTGAATTTGTTGCAGACTCCGGTTCGCTTGTTAGCCAAAAGGTGAAACCGAATTTCAAAGCGCTGGGGCCTAAATTCGGCCAGCATGTGAATCAAGTTGCCGCAGCCATTAAGTCGTTCGGGGAAAAAGAAATTGAAGAATTGGTTCGCTCCGGAAAGCATATGGTCCATGTTGGCGGACATGAATTTGAAGTAACGAAAAGCGAAGTCGAGATCCTTCACGAAGAAAAAGAAGGATTAGCCGTTCAATCCGATGGAGCCATCACTGTCGGACTCGATACACACCTGTCGCAGGGTTTGATCGATGAAGGCGTTGCAAGAGAATTTATCAACCGCGTTCAAAATCTCAGAAAAGAAGCGGGTTTTGAAGTGATAGAACGGATCAAAATCACATTTGACGGGAGCGATACGCTGAAAAAGGCAGTCGTAGGCCAAAAACAATATATATTGAATGAAACGCTTTCGACTGAGATACTGACGGCTTTTGCGCATGGCGAATTTTCAAAAGAAGTTGAAATTAACGATGAAAAAATTCAGATCAGCGTACAACGGATAAGCTAA
- the lspA gene encoding signal peptidase II, protein MKIYWLAFWIIIFDQITKWMVKHWMNLHDSISLIGTTVQLTYLENPGMAFGIRFFETHPFWSRWFFSIVSILASIGLIWYIYRMRHERRMYRVSLALILGGAVGNLIDRVTFGRVVDFMDVDIPDLFGMQRWPVFNVADSSVVLGMIVMSAFVMFTKHGKEQVQADEEETQTMIGTKKEMAE, encoded by the coding sequence TTGAAAATATACTGGCTCGCATTTTGGATCATTATTTTTGATCAAATCACCAAGTGGATGGTGAAACACTGGATGAACCTTCATGATTCCATTTCATTGATCGGAACAACGGTTCAACTTACTTATTTGGAAAATCCGGGTATGGCTTTTGGTATCCGTTTTTTTGAAACGCATCCGTTTTGGAGCAGATGGTTTTTTTCGATAGTATCCATTCTTGCTTCCATTGGGCTGATATGGTATATTTACCGCATGCGTCATGAACGCCGGATGTACCGTGTTTCTCTCGCGTTGATTCTTGGCGGCGCGGTCGGCAATCTGATCGACCGGGTAACTTTTGGCCGGGTAGTCGATTTCATGGACGTGGATATACCTGATTTGTTTGGCATGCAGAGGTGGCCGGTATTTAATGTTGCCGATTCATCCGTTGTATTAGGCATGATCGTGATGAGCGCCTTTGTAATGTTTACTAAACACGGTAAAGAACAAGTTCAGGCTGATGAAGAGGAAACGCAAACGATGATTGGAACGAAAAAAGAGATGGCGGAATAA
- the trxA gene encoding thioredoxin, whose translation MSHPVILSDDNFENEVIKSGKAVMVDFWATWCAPCRMIAPVVEEMAKEYDGQAKICKIDVDANPGVASKYGIMSIPSILFFNHGKLVDKIVGAVPKTQLVSKLQGAMAQVA comes from the coding sequence ATGAGTCATCCGGTAATTTTGAGCGACGACAATTTCGAAAATGAAGTAATTAAATCCGGTAAAGCGGTTATGGTTGATTTTTGGGCAACCTGGTGCGCGCCGTGCCGCATGATTGCTCCGGTCGTTGAAGAAATGGCGAAGGAATACGACGGACAAGCGAAAATATGCAAAATTGACGTAGACGCCAATCCCGGAGTCGCATCGAAATACGGCATCATGAGTATTCCGAGCATTTTATTTTTCAATCACGGCAAGCTGGTTGATAAGATCGTCGGCGCCGTTCCAAAAACGCAACTGGTCAGCAAATTACAAGGCGCGATGGCACAAGTCGCTTAA
- a CDS encoding acyl-CoA dehydrogenase, whose amino-acid sequence MSSNLPFEFTQAEIGLRDDVRIFADTYIRPVAADMDARSEFPLDNIRRMAQKGWMGIPYPKKFGGLEMTSVAYVLAVIELSKVCASHGITLAAHTGIGCGPLWLLGTEEQKKQYLTPGAKGQKLASFGLTEPGAGSDAGGTKTTAELQGDHYVVNGSKIFITSAGYADIFVVTAVTDKTKGKGGISSFIVEKSFPGFIVGKKENKMGWRASDTRMLHFENMPVPKENLLGREGEGLKGFLKVLDGGRVGMAALSLGIAIGAYDEALKYAKKRMQFDKPIADNQAIQFYLADLALAIECGWHLVLHAARKKDAGMPFTKEAAMAKLQTSELAMQATTKAIQILGGVGYTSDYPVERYFRDAKVCEIGEGTSEIQRLVIAREILRDIHE is encoded by the coding sequence ATGAGTTCGAATCTGCCATTTGAATTTACGCAGGCGGAAATAGGCCTTCGCGACGATGTTCGTATTTTTGCAGATACTTATATTCGGCCTGTTGCAGCCGATATGGACGCGCGCTCTGAATTTCCACTTGATAATATCCGGCGTATGGCGCAAAAGGGATGGATGGGTATTCCATACCCGAAAAAATTCGGCGGGTTGGAGATGACCTCCGTCGCTTACGTTCTTGCGGTGATCGAACTTTCAAAAGTGTGTGCATCGCACGGCATCACATTAGCCGCCCATACCGGTATTGGATGCGGCCCGCTGTGGCTGTTGGGCACCGAGGAACAAAAGAAACAGTATTTGACGCCGGGCGCGAAAGGGCAAAAACTGGCTTCGTTTGGATTAACGGAGCCCGGTGCGGGAAGTGATGCCGGCGGAACAAAGACCACGGCGGAGTTGCAGGGCGATCATTATGTCGTCAATGGTTCCAAAATATTTATAACCAGCGCCGGATACGCCGATATTTTTGTAGTTACCGCGGTAACGGACAAAACCAAAGGAAAAGGCGGAATAAGCTCTTTTATAGTCGAAAAATCATTTCCTGGATTTATAGTCGGTAAAAAGGAAAATAAAATGGGCTGGCGCGCATCGGATACGCGTATGCTGCATTTTGAAAATATGCCGGTTCCCAAAGAAAATTTGCTCGGCCGCGAAGGCGAGGGATTAAAAGGATTTTTGAAAGTATTGGACGGCGGCAGAGTTGGCATGGCAGCATTATCTCTTGGTATTGCCATTGGCGCATACGACGAAGCTCTGAAGTATGCAAAGAAAAGGATGCAATTTGACAAACCCATTGCAGACAACCAGGCGATACAATTCTACCTGGCTGATCTGGCTTTGGCCATTGAATGCGGATGGCATCTTGTTTTACATGCCGCACGTAAGAAAGACGCCGGTATGCCATTTACCAAAGAAGCGGCAATGGCAAAGTTACAAACCTCTGAACTGGCTATGCAAGCCACGACCAAAGCGATCCAGATCCTTGGAGGCGTTGGTTATACATCCGACTATCCGGTTGAACGTTATTTTCGCGATGCAAAAGTTTGTGAAATCGGAGAAGGAACCTCCGAAATTCAGAGGCTGGTCATCGCGCGCGAAATACTGAGAGATATACATGAATAG